The DNA window ATCGGCGCGGAACATGGCCTTAATACCGCGCAGAGCCTGTCGGGTCCTATGTTCATTTTCGATCAAGCCAAAGCGCACATGATCATCGCCATAACTGCCAAACCCAATGCCTGGAGAGACGGCCACATGGGCGTCACGCAGCAATTTTTTAGAGAACTCCAAGGAGCCCATTTCCCGATACTGCGGCGGGATAGGCGCCCATACAAACATCGTCGCCTTGGGTTTTTCCACCGACCAACCCAGTGCATTTAGGCCATCACACAACACATCTCGGCGCCGCAGATACAACTGGCGAATCTCTTCCACGCAGTCCTGAGGCCCTTCCAAAGCAGCAATCGCGGCCACCTGAATCGGCGTAAAAGTGCCGTAATCCAGATAGGATTTTATGCGCCCCAAGGCATCCACCAGCGTGGGATTACCCACCATAAAGCCCACGCGCCAACCGGGCATATTGTAGCTTTTGGAGAGCGTGTAAAACTCCACCGCCAAGTCTTTAGCGCCCGGAACTTGCAAAATCGATGGTGCTTTATAACCGTCAAACACAATCTCGGCATAAGCCAAATCGTGCACCACCCAAATTTTGTGCTCGCGGGCAATGGCCACGACTTTCTCAAAGAAATCCAATTCCACACACTGCGTTGTTGGGTTGCCGGGGAAGTTAAGGATCAACATTTTCGGCTTGGGCCAAGAATCGGTGATCGCACGCTCCAATTCGGCAAAGAAATCCACCTCAGGAATCATCGGCACATGACGAATATCGGCGCCAGCGATGACGCAGCCGTAGGGATGAATGGGATAAGCGGGATTGGGGACTAGCACCGCATCACCCGGGCCTAGCGTGGCTAGGGCCAAATGCGCCAAGCCCTCTTTTGAGCCAATGGTGACTATGGCTTCGGACTCGGGATCCAGCTCGACGTCATAGTTCTCTTGATACCAACGCGTCACCGCTCGACGCAGGCGCGGAATACCCTTGGACATCGAATAGCGATGCGTGTCGCCGCGCTGCGCTACCTCAACCAGCTTATCGACAATATGACTGGGCGTCGGCTGATCGGGATTTCCCATGCCAAAATCGATGACATCCTCGCCTCGAGCCCGTGCTTTAGCCTTGAGCTCATTGACAATGGCAAACACATAGGGCGGCAGGCGCTTGATACGAGGAAATTCTTCAATCACAGGGGCGGATTCGTCAGGGTAGAGGAGCAAGGGAAAACAACCGCCGACAATAAAGGGGCATTGCCAGACTGTCAATCAGCTGGCTTGCCATCCGCGCCCCGCTCACGTTAGTTTTGAGCGCATGAAACTCTCACTAGACATTGGCGATGGCAACTACGTCATTACTGGCTACGAACCGGGCGTGGTATACATTAATGCCACGGCCTATCGGCAAAACCTGTTGATCACCCCTGAAAACCTCTACACCGAATGGTCCCTAGGGCCGCTGGCAGACCTGCAAGTCTCAGCCTTCGACTGTCTGCGACCCCAGCTTCCCGATGTCCTATTGCTGGGCACTGGTACCCGCCTGCGCTGGCCCGATCGCAAATTATTACCCACCTTGAGAGAAGCCGGTGTCGGACTGGAAGTCATGGATACTGCTGCGGCTTGTCGCACCTATAACATCCTCATGGCTGAGGGACGCACGGTGGCCGCCGGCTTGATCCTTGAAGAGGCGTGATTTAAGACTTCAGCAAGTTCTCACCGGAAAACCCATTGTTCTCCATCAACTTGCGCAGGCGCTTCAAGCCATCTAACTGAATCTGCCGCACCCGCTCGCGCGTTACCCCTAGTGCGACACCGACTTCTTCCAAGGTCGCGGTCTCGTGCCCTTGCAGGCCGAATCGGCGCACCAGCACCTCGCGTTGTTTTTCATCAAGTTCTTGCAAACACTGCTCAATCCAGTGAATCAAGGCCTCATCCTGCAACAAATCATCGGGTTCAGGGGTTTGTTCATCGGCCAGCAAGTCCAGCAAGGGATGCTCGCCATCGCGACCCACCGGCACATCTACCGAGCTGACCTTCTCGGACAGCTGCAGCAGGCGTGAGATCTCATCAATGGGCTTATCCAAATAGCGCGCCACTTCCTCAGGGCTGGGCTCACGATCCAACAGCTGTGCTAGATGACGGGCGGCGCGCAAATAGATATTGAGTTCCTTCATCACATGAATGGGCAAGCGAATGGTGCGTCCCTGATTCATAATGGCGCGCTCGATGGTCTGGCGAATCCACCAAGTCGCATAGGTCGAAAAGCGAAAGCCGCGCTCGGGATCGAACTTTTCAACCGCCCGCATCAGCCCCAAGTTGCCCTCCTCAATGAGATCCAACAAAGCCAAACCGCGATTCATATAGCGGCGCGCAATCTTCACCACCAGGCGCAGATTGCATTCAATCATCTTGGCTCGGCCCGCCGCATCGCCTTGCTGGGCAAGCCGCGCGTAGTGAACTTCCTCCTCGGCGGTGAGCAGCGTGGAAAACTCGATTTCACTCAAATACAGCCGGGTGGCGTCCAACTCACCTCGAGGAGCGTCTTGTGGCAAGCTCGGCAGCTCATCCTCCGAGCCAGCGCCCGACGACCCCTTACCCTGCTTCTCCTCTGCATCCTCGTACACCGCCAGTCTCCTGTGTACCGCTTCGTGGTTTTAGCGGCGCGGCAAAAAGCGCAGTGGATCTACCGGTCTGCCATCCTCACGAATCTCAAAATGCAACATGTGGCGGTCTGTTCCGGTATCACCCAAAAGCGCAATCTCTTGCCCCGCGCTCACCCTATCCCCTTCATTAACGAGGATTTTTTCGTTGTGTGCATACGCACTTAAGTAGCGCGCATCGTGCTTGATGATAATAAGTCGGCCATATCCGACAAGTCCACTCCCGCTATAAACCACTTCACCTTCTGCCGCTGCGCGCACCGGCTGCCCAGGTTGACCGGCGATCCCAATCCCGCGACGGGCAGCAGAACCCTCACTGGGAAAACCACGAATCACCTGCCCCTGTGTCGGCCACTGCCAGCTCACATTGCCGCGATACGGAGTACTGGGCGCCGGAGCTGGACGCGCCGCCGGTGCCGGCGTCGCTGCAGGCTGACGGTCTCGTTGCGCAGTTTGTTGTGGCCTTTGCGGCGTCGGTTGCGATGGCGCACGAGCCACTGGCGCTGCACCCGTAGGTGGGGTTACTCGGATGCGTTGGCCTGCATAAATCGTATAAGGCGGCCGAATACCGTTCCAAGCCGCCAGTTCCTGCCACTGCACACCATAGCGAAATGAAATGGAATATAGCGACTCATTCTGCCGCACCAAATGTTCACCCGCACGGAACGCACGCACACTCTCCGGAGGCAACGCACAGCCAACAATGACAAGGGATAAAAAAATAATGATGGCAAAGCGCATCCACATGGCTTAACTCAGCGTGTAGTACACCAACAAAGCTAGGACCAAAACCAAGACACTCAACCAACCGATCCATTCCATGTAGGGACGGATCTTGGGCTCAATTTTGGGTCCAGCCCAGCTAACCAAGAAAGCCACAGCATAGAAGCGCGCGCCCCGACCAATCAAAGAGGCAATCACAAACGGCAGAAAGGCCATGGACAGTGCCCCGGCGGCAATCGTGAACACCTTGTAAGGAATGGGCGAGAAACCCGCTACCAACACCACCCAAACGCCCCAAATCGCAAACCACTCAATCGCCAAGTTCAGAGCATCCTCTTGGCCCATTTGACCAATCCACGGCGTCAACGCTTCAATCGCGAGATAACCCAAGACATACCCCAACACACCGCCCAAAACGGAAAATACTGTGGTGATGGTCGCCAAAGTCAGCGCTTTGTGGGGCCGTGCCAAAGCCATCGGCGCCAGCATGACATCGGGGGGTATGGGGAAAAATGAGGACTCGGCAAAAGACAGTCCGGCCAAATAGCGTGGCCCGTAGCGGTGCCTGGACCATTGCAGTACCCGATCGTAAAGCGGTCCGAACACCTTCATGCGATAGCCCCAGGAAGCAGTGGCACAAAACTCACCGCTCCCAAATCCTGTTTCTCAAAACCCTGATCGGTTTTCACCAAGCGGATCAAATTTTGTCGTCCGGCGGCGCCAACGGGGGCTAACAGCTGCCCCCCCAGGGTCAATTGATCCAACAACGCTGCAGGCACTTCCACTGGGGCCGCTGTCAACAAGATCACGTCATATGGCGCATCCTCAGGCCAGCCACCAAAGCCATCGACATGGCGCAGGCTGACATTATCCAGCTTGAGCACGTTCAGCACCTCACGTGCTTGTCTTTGCAGCGGTCGAATTCGCTCTAGGCTAACCACCCGCGGTACCAGCTGTGCCAACACCGCGGCTTGATAGCCAGAGCCAGTGCCAATCTCCAGCACTTTTTGTGGTTGCCCTCGCTGCAAACATGCCTCGGTCATGCGTGCCACAATATAGGGCTGCGAAATCGTCTGTTCGTAACCAATCGGCAGAGGCGTGTTGTCGTAGGCCCGATGGGCCAAGCCCTCCTCAACAAACAAGTGCCGGGGCGTGGTGCGCATCACCTCGAGCACCCGCGCATCATGAATCCCCATATCCTTAAGCTGACGCACCATCCGATCACGCGAACGCTGCGACGTCATCCCCAAACCTGACGTGGGCGATGCGCTCACTCAGACTCCTCGGTTAACCAACGACTGACCACATCAATGGCCTCATAACGCGTCAAATCCACTTGGATGGGCGTGATCGAGACATAACCATGGCGCACCGCGTAAAAGTCCGTACCCAAACCCGCATCTTGTTCCTCACCGGCAGGACCCACCCAATAAATCGGCAGACCGCGCGGGTCGGCGCTGCGGGTCACCGGCTCAGCTCTATGCCGATGTCCCAAACGAGTGGCTTGGTAGCCCTTGATTTGGTCGCGCGGCAGATCCGGAACATTGATGTT is part of the Ectothiorhodosinus mongolicus genome and encodes:
- the alaC gene encoding alanine transaminase — encoded protein: MIEEFPRIKRLPPYVFAIVNELKAKARARGEDVIDFGMGNPDQPTPSHIVDKLVEVAQRGDTHRYSMSKGIPRLRRAVTRWYQENYDVELDPESEAIVTIGSKEGLAHLALATLGPGDAVLVPNPAYPIHPYGCVIAGADIRHVPMIPEVDFFAELERAITDSWPKPKMLILNFPGNPTTQCVELDFFEKVVAIAREHKIWVVHDLAYAEIVFDGYKAPSILQVPGAKDLAVEFYTLSKSYNMPGWRVGFMVGNPTLVDALGRIKSYLDYGTFTPIQVAAIAALEGPQDCVEEIRQLYLRRRDVLCDGLNALGWSVEKPKATMFVWAPIPPQYREMGSLEFSKKLLRDAHVAVSPGIGFGSYGDDHVRFGLIENEHRTRQALRGIKAMFRADEKLGKTA
- a CDS encoding Mth938-like domain-containing protein — protein: MKLSLDIGDGNYVITGYEPGVVYINATAYRQNLLITPENLYTEWSLGPLADLQVSAFDCLRPQLPDVLLLGTGTRLRWPDRKLLPTLREAGVGLEVMDTAAACRTYNILMAEGRTVAAGLILEEA
- the rpoS gene encoding RNA polymerase sigma factor RpoS, which produces MYEDAEEKQGKGSSGAGSEDELPSLPQDAPRGELDATRLYLSEIEFSTLLTAEEEVHYARLAQQGDAAGRAKMIECNLRLVVKIARRYMNRGLALLDLIEEGNLGLMRAVEKFDPERGFRFSTYATWWIRQTIERAIMNQGRTIRLPIHVMKELNIYLRAARHLAQLLDREPSPEEVARYLDKPIDEISRLLQLSEKVSSVDVPVGRDGEHPLLDLLADEQTPEPDDLLQDEALIHWIEQCLQELDEKQREVLVRRFGLQGHETATLEEVGVALGVTRERVRQIQLDGLKRLRKLMENNGFSGENLLKS
- a CDS encoding peptidoglycan DD-metalloendopeptidase family protein, which gives rise to MWMRFAIIIFLSLVIVGCALPPESVRAFRAGEHLVRQNESLYSISFRYGVQWQELAAWNGIRPPYTIYAGQRIRVTPPTGAAPVARAPSQPTPQRPQQTAQRDRQPAATPAPAARPAPAPSTPYRGNVSWQWPTQGQVIRGFPSEGSAARRGIGIAGQPGQPVRAAAEGEVVYSGSGLVGYGRLIIIKHDARYLSAYAHNEKILVNEGDRVSAGQEIALLGDTGTDRHMLHFEIREDGRPVDPLRFLPRR
- a CDS encoding YqaA family protein, which translates into the protein MKVFGPLYDRVLQWSRHRYGPRYLAGLSFAESSFFPIPPDVMLAPMALARPHKALTLATITTVFSVLGGVLGYVLGYLAIEALTPWIGQMGQEDALNLAIEWFAIWGVWVVLVAGFSPIPYKVFTIAAGALSMAFLPFVIASLIGRGARFYAVAFLVSWAGPKIEPKIRPYMEWIGWLSVLVLVLALLVYYTLS
- a CDS encoding protein-L-isoaspartate(D-aspartate) O-methyltransferase, with amino-acid sequence MTSQRSRDRMVRQLKDMGIHDARVLEVMRTTPRHLFVEEGLAHRAYDNTPLPIGYEQTISQPYIVARMTEACLQRGQPQKVLEIGTGSGYQAAVLAQLVPRVVSLERIRPLQRQAREVLNVLKLDNVSLRHVDGFGGWPEDAPYDVILLTAAPVEVPAALLDQLTLGGQLLAPVGAAGRQNLIRLVKTDQGFEKQDLGAVSFVPLLPGAIA